Proteins found in one Aethina tumida isolate Nest 87 chromosome 1, icAetTumi1.1, whole genome shotgun sequence genomic segment:
- the LOC109599059 gene encoding BRISC and BRCA1-A complex member 2: MELNDQAIQFFPAILQDNIKYLLLNSIGLSSLSFDEIDIIHNRDVDPFHFIFRIPYAGKNLNWDVLFNPSDMEFAPDFDFNDNQFLANADVEFIQKNVPSWNKWNVYRKSALRDLLNEYLVLYKKYQVDKLRSISVHSKFKRDFDLLTKKKSMPLKKFEVSVTDSYIDLLIRIDIDYTGIPVDINPNSNYKQMNESYINLKLSYTPSNKVTSSLVMSPCIELILGNDKTLNLPAKRDKTLPEYLEEIQLLLGNLIKTKISNDKNRKLFMCNIIIDNEKHIVNYDTLYLLNVRLVYVINENEYLIDIITDRDFPQKKPRIILHFNCNRIDCKTEISNLQWNANLEVEEMYNNIKNCLEQEVARAYLRHKH, encoded by the exons ATGGAACTGAACGATCAGGCCATACAATTTTTCCCCGCTATTCTGCAGGACAATATCAAGTATCTTTTGTTGAATTCAATAG GATTATCGTCTCTGTCGTTTGATGAAATCGACATAATACACAACAGAGATGTGGATCCCTTCCATTTCATATTTAGAATACCATATGCTGGTAAAAACCTGAACTGGGATGTGCTTTTTAACCCGAGTGATATGGAGTTTGCTCCTGACTTTGACTTTAATGATAATCAGTTCCTGGCCAATGCAGATGTTGAGTTTATTCAGAAGAATGTTCCATCCTGGAATAAATGGAATGTTTATAGAAAAAGTGCCCTCAGAGATCTCCTTAATGAGTACCTagttttgtacaaaaaatatcaa gttGACAAACTAAGAAGCATCAGTGTGCATAGCAAGTTCAAAAGGGATTTTGACTtgttaactaaaaaaaaaagtatgccccttaaaaaatttgaagtgtCTGTTACCGATTCTTATATAGACTTGTTAATAAGAATAGATATTGATTATACAGGTATTCCAGTGGACATAAATCC caattctaattataaacaaatgaatgaaagttatattaatttgaaattatcatATACTCCAAGTAATAAAGTAACATCAAGTTTGGTGATGTCACCATGTATTGAATTAATTCTAGGCAATGATAAAACACTTAATTTGCCAGCTAAAAGGGACAAAACCCTACCTGAATACTTAGAAGAAATTCAGCTATTATTAGGAAATCTTATTAagacaaagatttcaaatgataaaaatcGAAAATTATTCATGTGTAATATCATTATTGATAATGAAaaacatattgttaattatgatACACTCTATTTATTGAATGTTCGTTTGGTTTATGTCATAAATGAAaacgaatatttaattgacattATTACTG ataGAGATTTTCCACAAAAGAAACCtcgtataattttacattttaattgcaaTAGGATAGATTGTAAAACAGAAATTTCTAATTTGCAATGGAATGCAAACTTAGAGGTTGAGGAGAtgtataataacataaaaaattgcctTGAACAAGAAGTGGCCAGAGCCTATCTGAGACATAAACATTAA
- the LOC109598678 gene encoding lysM and putative peptidoglycan-binding domain-containing protein 3 isoform X1, with amino-acid sequence MMKQRQKMKNYDTAYRKIDKDSDHSDEETELFRLKPARKEIPSIEKSIEEGDTLQALAIRYNCTIEDLKRLNNIHKDNEIYAKTSIKVPYKPFSMALAGVHVSGKSSPNENTDPSVTNLISFDEFHIKLQENLEVIPKKESESDVNKIIFNTNLKHAPVQVITDDFCIEHSEEEINLLPQVEELPTADPVISKLNCSGADGDISWIALIVCIGVVIVAIPLIYVFYIAEHPEKYEHHHI; translated from the exons ATGATGAAGCAACGAcaaaa aatgaaaaattacgaCACAGCATACAGAAAAATTGACAAGGACAGTGATCACAGTGATGAAGAAACGGAATTATTTAGATTGAAACCTGCACGAAAAGAAATCCCCAGTATTGAAAAATCAATAGAAGAAGGTGACACATTACAGGCATTGGCAATAAGGTACAATTGTACT ATTGAGGACTTGAAACGACTCAATAACATCCACAAAGATAATGAAATCTATGCGAAAACTAGTATTAAAGTACCCTACAAGCCATTTTCTATGGCCCTGGCTGGTGTACATGTTAGTGGTAAAAGTTCTCCCAACGAAAACACTGATCCATctgttactaatttaataagctTTGATGAGTTTCACATAAAGCTACAAGAAAATTTAGAAGTGATCCCCAAAAAGGAGAGTGAATCTGACGtgaataaaatcatatttaataccAACCTTAAGCATGCACCAGTTCAAGTGATAACTGATGATTTTTGTATAGAACATTCAGAAGAAGAAATCAATTTGTTGCCGCAAGTTGAAGAATTGCCAACTGCAGATCCAGTTATATCAAAGTTAAATTGTAGTGGTGCAGATGGTGACATCTCTTGGATAGCACTTATTGTGTGTATAGGGGTTGTAATTGTTGCAATTcctttaatatatgtattttatatagcTGAACATCCTGAAAAATATGAGCACCATCATATATGa
- the LOC109598920 gene encoding T-complex protein 1 subunit beta-like: protein MVSLNPVRILAENAEEQKRETARFSGFAAAIAIGDLVKSTLGPKGMDKILLSSGRCSGQVQITNDGATILKSVSVDNPAAKILIDLSKVQDKDVGDGTTSVAVFASELLKEGKHLIEAKLHPQTIISGWRKATEVAIEALTESAIDIRMDDSEGFWNDLKNVAKTTLSSKILSLHMDHFASLAVNAFIRLNGSEDLDNIQIIKKVGGTLKDSFLDEGFLLDKKPGVFQPKRVENARVLLANIAMDADRPKVFGSNACVKSIAGMADMEGAEKQYMREKISQILKHKPNVFINRQLIYNYPEQLFADAGVMAIQHADFEGIERLALVTGAEITSNFDTDIKLGSCELVEQVEIGGDTLLRFSGVPESEACSVVIRGATQQILDEAARSLHDALCVLLATLRENKFVYGGGCSETIMAIAIRNKAALTSNKEALAMESYANALLRLPQIMSDNGGYDSVNLVRQLIAAHSSGADTSGINMEKGAVGDMKDLSIIESYAVKKQMVLSASEAAEMLVRVDNVMKAAPRKANLNRGHC from the coding sequence atggtatcTTTAAATCCTGTTAGAATACTCGCCGAGAATGCTGAGGAGCAGAAACGTGAGACGGCTCGATTCAGTGGTTTCGCCGCAGCGATCGCAATTGGAGATTTGGTTAAGTCCACCTTAGGACCTAAAggtatggataaaattttgttatcatCTGGTCGATGTTCGGGACAAGTTCAAATTACGAACGACGGGGccactattttaaaatcagtCAGCGTAGATAATCCGGCTGCCAAAATTTTGATCGACTTGTCAAAGGTGCAGGACAAAGATGTCGGGGACGGGACCACTTCAGTAGCAGTGTTCGCCTCTGAATTGCTAAAAGAAGGTAAACATCTGATCGAAGCGAAATTGCACCCCCAGACTATTATCTCTGGATGGAGGAAGGCTACGGAAGTTGCTATCGAAGCACTTACGGAGAGTGCAATAGACATTCGCATGGACGACTCCGAAGGCTTTTGGaatgatttgaaaaatgttgctAAAACAACGTTAAGCTCCAAAATTCTATCGTTACATATGGATCATTTTGCATCTTTAGCTGTTAATGCGTTCATTCGTCTGAATGGTTCAGAAGATTTAGACAATAttcagataattaaaaaagttggtGGTACGTTAAAAGACTCGTTTTTAGACGAGGGCTTCTTATTAGATAAAAAGCCTGGCGTGTTTCAACCCAAACGAGTTGAAAATGCAAGAGTTTTGCTGGCGAATATAGCTATGGACGCTGATAGACCGAAGGTATTCGGTTCAAACGCATGTGTTAAGTCCATTGCTGGAATGGCCGACATGGAGGGAGCTGAGAAACAGTACATGCGTGAAAAAATCTCTCAAATATTGAAACACAAGCCGAATGTTTTCATCAACAGACAACTGATTTATAACTATCCCGAACAATTATTTGCTGATGCCGGCGTAATGGCCATCCAGCATGCAGATTTTGAAGGGATAGAACGTCTCGCCTTAGTAACAGGCGCCGAGATTACTTCCAATTTTGATACGGACATAAAGTTGGGTAGCTGTGAACTTGTTGAACAAGTCGAGATTGGAGGAGACACGCTACTGCGCTTCTCGGGGGTCCCAGAGAGCGAAGCTTGTTCGGTGGTGATCAGGGGCGCAACACAGCAAATACTGGACGAAGCTGCCCGTTCCCTGCACGACGCACTGTGCGTTTTACTCGCTACATTAAGGGAAAACAAGTTCGTTTACGGTGGTGGCTGTAGTGAAACCATTATGGCGATCGCCATTAGAAATAAAGCCGCCTTAACATCAAACAAAGAAGCCCTTGCGATGGAATCCTACGCAAATGCACTCCTTCGACTTCCTCAGATCATGTCCGATAATGGTGGTTACGACTCCGTCAACTTAGTACGTCAACTGATTGCAGCTCACAGTTCTGGAGCAGATACAAGCGGGATTAATATGGAAAAGGGCGCAGTGGGTGACATGAAAGATTTGAGTATTATCGAATCGTATGCCGTTAAAAAGCAAATGGTACTTTCCGCATCTGAAGCTGCAGAAATGCTGGTACGCGTTGATAATGTTATGAAAGCAGCACCAAGAAAAGCGAATCTTAACAGAGGGCATTGTTAA
- the LOC109598678 gene encoding lysM and putative peptidoglycan-binding domain-containing protein 3 isoform X2, with the protein MKNYDTAYRKIDKDSDHSDEETELFRLKPARKEIPSIEKSIEEGDTLQALAIRYNCTIEDLKRLNNIHKDNEIYAKTSIKVPYKPFSMALAGVHVSGKSSPNENTDPSVTNLISFDEFHIKLQENLEVIPKKESESDVNKIIFNTNLKHAPVQVITDDFCIEHSEEEINLLPQVEELPTADPVISKLNCSGADGDISWIALIVCIGVVIVAIPLIYVFYIAEHPEKYEHHHI; encoded by the exons atgaaaaattacgaCACAGCATACAGAAAAATTGACAAGGACAGTGATCACAGTGATGAAGAAACGGAATTATTTAGATTGAAACCTGCACGAAAAGAAATCCCCAGTATTGAAAAATCAATAGAAGAAGGTGACACATTACAGGCATTGGCAATAAGGTACAATTGTACT ATTGAGGACTTGAAACGACTCAATAACATCCACAAAGATAATGAAATCTATGCGAAAACTAGTATTAAAGTACCCTACAAGCCATTTTCTATGGCCCTGGCTGGTGTACATGTTAGTGGTAAAAGTTCTCCCAACGAAAACACTGATCCATctgttactaatttaataagctTTGATGAGTTTCACATAAAGCTACAAGAAAATTTAGAAGTGATCCCCAAAAAGGAGAGTGAATCTGACGtgaataaaatcatatttaataccAACCTTAAGCATGCACCAGTTCAAGTGATAACTGATGATTTTTGTATAGAACATTCAGAAGAAGAAATCAATTTGTTGCCGCAAGTTGAAGAATTGCCAACTGCAGATCCAGTTATATCAAAGTTAAATTGTAGTGGTGCAGATGGTGACATCTCTTGGATAGCACTTATTGTGTGTATAGGGGTTGTAATTGTTGCAATTcctttaatatatgtattttatatagcTGAACATCCTGAAAAATATGAGCACCATCATATATGa
- the LOC109598818 gene encoding growth arrest-specific protein 1 isoform X1, with amino-acid sequence MKFFGMWFLMVSVVATMLGADALMYRGQEEHVVIPCEQAKLKCAYRVGCGMALQNYLVGCSAVLDDPNPTHCPQICQHSLIALTSTDEGKALMNCKCSDNECEEQKRRAEICRPVVEKATNKTVVSCQVAQWICAADALCSTALDYYNRYCKAMFHGKKCTARCNNSISILTRQQKAKKLTTCICDGEEDYDCAGIRRNMDKLCFHKHKHTKVPHVHQNAEEVIPTVILATSKGTMVTTSLFVFVVVAAFLT; translated from the exons atgaaatttt tCGGTATGTGGTTTCTTATGGTATCGGTGGTGGCGACGATGCTTGGAGCAGACGCACTGATGTACCGCGGTCAGGAGGAACATGTGGTCATACCCTGCGAACAGGCGAAGCTCAAGTGTGCGTACCGTGTGGGCTGCGGCATGGCCCTGCAGAACTACCTTGTGGGATGCAGTGCCGTGCTCGACGACCCGAACCCGACCCACTGCCCCCAGATATGCCAGCACTCCCTCATCGCCCTCACCTCCACCGACGAAGGCAAAGCACTCATGAAC TGTAAATGCAGCGACAACGAGTGCGAAGAGCAAAAGAGGCGCGCCGAAATTTGTCGTCCGGTGGTGGAGAAGGCGACAAACAAGACGGTGGTGTCCTGCCAAGTGGCCCAGTGGATATGCGCCGCCGACGCCCTGTGCTCAACGGCCCTCGACTATTACAACCGGTACTGCAAGGCGATGTTCCACGGGAAAAAGTGCACCGCACGGTGTAATAACTCTATCAGCATCCTGACCCGGCAACAAAAAGCCAAGAAGTTAACAACGTGTATATGTGACGGCGAGGAGGATTATGATTGCGCGGGAATCAGGAGGAATATGGACAAGTTGTGCTTCCACAAGCACAAGCACACGAAGGTACCGCACGTTCATCAGAACGCCGAGGAAGTTATACCGACTGTTATTCTTGCTACATCGAAGGGAACAATGGTGACGACCAGTTTGTTCGTGTTTGTTGTGGTGGCAGCGTTTTTAACGTGA
- the LOC109598667 gene encoding protein arginine N-methyltransferase 6, with protein MDNMDTGDYFESYEDLDIHQIMLKDSVRNKAYKQAIEDNEAYIRGKVVLDVGAGTGILSVYFAKAGAKKVYAVEASNMYRIAEEIVSENNLADVVQVIHGKIEDIVLPEKVDIIVSEWMGFYLFHEAMLHSVIYARDKFLIPGGLMFPESATLFAAPCSVPGMYEFWDEVDGIQMKSFAEKLRNKAYEKPITDLVDPENVLADPEIVSWLDLREATYDEINNIRMQMLSVANKEGVYQGICLWFTVTFPSHETEPVTLSTEPEDAPTHWKQTTIVLPTEIKIESGSPIAYELYLTRAEDNSRQYKIEVTMLDPDTVEHPEFCQCHMTKCILFRAVLDKYEKENQEMESVEALEAK; from the exons atggataACATGGACACTGGAGACTATTTCGAGAGTTACGAGGATTTGGAT ATACACCAGATTATGCTCAAAGACAGTGTAAGAAACAAAGCATATAAACAAGCTATTGAAGACAATGAGGCGTATATAAGGGGCAAAGTCGTATTGGATGTGGGAGCTGGTACAGGGATACTTTCGGTCTATTTTGCTAAAGCAGGTGCAAAAAAAGTATATGCAGTCGAGGCTAGTAACATGTACAGAATTGCAGAAGAGATTGTCAGTGAAAATAACCTAGCAGATGTAGTACAG GTGATTCATGGTAAGATAGAAGATATAGTATTGCCAGAAAAAGTAGACATTATTGTGTCTGAATGGATGGGCTTCTACTTATTCCATGAAGCTATGTTACATTCAGTCATATATGCAAGAGACAAGTTCCTAATTCCTGGTGGTCTGATGTTTCCTGAATCTGCAACTCTGTTTGCAGCACCATGTAG CGTTCCCGGTATGTACGAATTTTGGGATGAGGTCGATGGAATTCAGATGAAATCATTCGCCGAAAAGTTACGCAACAAGGCCTACGAAAAGCCCATTACCGACCTGGTGGACCCCGAAAATGTGTTAGCAGATCCCGAAATAGTTTCATGGTTGGATTTGCGAGAAGCTACCTACGACGAAATCAACAATATCCGCATGCAAATGTTGTCGGTAGCAAATAAGGAGGGTGTCTACCAGGGTATTTGCTTATGGTTTACTGTTACATTCCCCTCACATGAAACAGAGCCTGTAACTCTGTCAACTGAACCAGAAGATGCTCCCACACATTGGAAACAAACCACCATTGTTTTACCTACtgaaatcaaaattgaaaGTGGATCTCCGATAGCATACGAATTATATTTGACGAGGGCTGAGGATAATAGCagacaatataaaattgaagttaCAATGTTGGATCCTGATACCGTAGAGCATCCAGAATTCTGTCAGTGTCACATGACTAAATGCATTCTCTTCCGTGCTGTTCTAGACAAATATGAAAAGGAAAATCAAGAGATGGAGAGCGTTGAAGCTTTAGAagcaaaataa
- the LOC109598818 gene encoding growth arrest-specific protein 1 isoform X2 — protein MWFLMVSVVATMLGADALMYRGQEEHVVIPCEQAKLKCAYRVGCGMALQNYLVGCSAVLDDPNPTHCPQICQHSLIALTSTDEGKALMNCKCSDNECEEQKRRAEICRPVVEKATNKTVVSCQVAQWICAADALCSTALDYYNRYCKAMFHGKKCTARCNNSISILTRQQKAKKLTTCICDGEEDYDCAGIRRNMDKLCFHKHKHTKVPHVHQNAEEVIPTVILATSKGTMVTTSLFVFVVVAAFLT, from the exons ATGTGGTTTCTTATGGTATCGGTGGTGGCGACGATGCTTGGAGCAGACGCACTGATGTACCGCGGTCAGGAGGAACATGTGGTCATACCCTGCGAACAGGCGAAGCTCAAGTGTGCGTACCGTGTGGGCTGCGGCATGGCCCTGCAGAACTACCTTGTGGGATGCAGTGCCGTGCTCGACGACCCGAACCCGACCCACTGCCCCCAGATATGCCAGCACTCCCTCATCGCCCTCACCTCCACCGACGAAGGCAAAGCACTCATGAAC TGTAAATGCAGCGACAACGAGTGCGAAGAGCAAAAGAGGCGCGCCGAAATTTGTCGTCCGGTGGTGGAGAAGGCGACAAACAAGACGGTGGTGTCCTGCCAAGTGGCCCAGTGGATATGCGCCGCCGACGCCCTGTGCTCAACGGCCCTCGACTATTACAACCGGTACTGCAAGGCGATGTTCCACGGGAAAAAGTGCACCGCACGGTGTAATAACTCTATCAGCATCCTGACCCGGCAACAAAAAGCCAAGAAGTTAACAACGTGTATATGTGACGGCGAGGAGGATTATGATTGCGCGGGAATCAGGAGGAATATGGACAAGTTGTGCTTCCACAAGCACAAGCACACGAAGGTACCGCACGTTCATCAGAACGCCGAGGAAGTTATACCGACTGTTATTCTTGCTACATCGAAGGGAACAATGGTGACGACCAGTTTGTTCGTGTTTGTTGTGGTGGCAGCGTTTTTAACGTGA